In Pyrus communis chromosome 8, drPyrComm1.1, whole genome shotgun sequence, one genomic interval encodes:
- the LOC137743837 gene encoding beta-1,6-galactosyltransferase GALT29A-like → MPKSVENQDEPNSQSIKICTPIYFWPHLAAPINPFNDLFVLPMKRSVRPLFSILLLIVFAATLTCRNAVHHTFELEKKVLIQVPKPVFNATLLRFAAVDAGDAEAKKEIEQLLEGNLLGRYRTFASWRRFNHQDIRTRTSVGLPVMLRSPQFYRYWLDFRRVLSDWSRNKRFHADVMLDLVRLVRQPIDRHNGLVVSEQRRYSSCAVVGNSGILLNSNNGALIDSHEVVIRLNNARIESFSEKVGSKTNISFVNSNILHFCARRDGCFCHPYGLNVPMIMYICQPLHFFDYTICNAFHKAPLLVTDPRFDVLCARIVKYYSLKRFVEETGKSFEEWGAVHDGSMFHYSSGMQAIMLALGICDKVSVFGFGKSDSAKHHYHTNQKAELRLHDYPAEYAFYHDLVERPQVIPFLSEKFKIPPVVVYQ, encoded by the coding sequence ATGCCAAAGTCTGTAGAAAACCAGGATGAACCCAACTCGCAGAGCATCAAGATCTGCACTCCCATCTATTTCTGGCCGCATTTAGCGGCCCCCATCAACCCTTTCAACGATCTCTTCGTTCTTCCCATGAAGCGCTCGGTCCGCCCATTATTCAGCATTCTCCTTCTCATTGTGTTCGCCGCCACGCTGACCTGCCGGAACGCCGTCCACCATACCTTTGAGCTCGAGAAGAAGGTGCTAATCCAAGTGCCAAAGCCGGTGTTCAATGCCACTCTGCTCAGATTCGCCGCCGTTGATGCAGGCGATGCTGAAGCTAAGAAGGAGATAGAGCAGCTGTTGGAGGGTAACCTTCTCGGACGGTACCGGACTTTTGCTTCGTGGAGGCGATTTAATCACCAGGATATCAGAACAAGGACGTCCGTTGGATTGCCGGTAATGCTCCGCTCTCCTCAGTTCTATCGTTATTGGTTGGATTTTAGGAGGGTTTTGAGTGACTGGTCGAGAAACAAACGGTTTCATGCTGATGTTATGTTGGATTTAGTGAGACTTGTTAGGCAGCCCATTGACAGGCACAATGGCTTGGTGGTTTCAGAGCAACGGCGTTATTCGTCGTGTGCAGTTGTCGGAAACAGTGGGATTTTGTTGAACAGTAATAATGGAGCTCTCATTGATAGTCATGAGGTAGTCATTCGATTGAACAATGCGAGAATTGAGAGTTTTTCGGAGAAAGTTGGGTCGAAAACCAACATTTCGTTTGTAAATAGTAACATTTTGCATTTTTGTGCTAGGAGAGATGGTTGTTTTTGCCACCCTTATGGACTAAATGTGCCAATGATCATGTACATTTGCCAACCGCTGCATTTCTTCGATTACACGATATGCAATGCATTCCACAAAGCGCCTTTGCTCGTGACTGATCCGCGGTTTGATGTGTTGTGCGCGAGGATCGTGAAGTATTATTCGTTGAAACGGTTTGTGGAGGAGACGGGGAAGTCGTTTGAGGAATGGGGGGCGGTTCATGATGGTTCCATGTTTCATTACTCTTCCGGTATGCAGGCTATTATGCTCGCTTTGGGAATTTGTGACAAAGTTAGTGTTTTTGGATTTGGGAAGTCGGATTCAGCTAAGCATCATTACCATACGAACCAGAAGGCCGAGCTTCGGTTGCACGATTATCCAGCGGAATACGCTTTCTATCACGATTTAGTTGAGAGACCGCAGGTAATACCGTTCCTTTCGGAGAAATTCAAGATTCCTCCTGTGGTTGTATATCAGTGA